A portion of the Tachyglossus aculeatus isolate mTacAcu1 chromosome 12 unlocalized genomic scaffold, mTacAcu1.pri SUPER_6_unloc_2, whole genome shotgun sequence genome contains these proteins:
- the LOC119921371 gene encoding olfactory receptor 1361-like: MPRGKQRQEDASGDKSMVHLALDSSLPPACRRSLRPNLTMDPQNQSTVTEFILLGLSSSTELQPIIFMLILTMYLINLAGNSQIVTVAWTDPKLRTLMYFLLSQLSCVDMAFSSITVPQFLVHIFSKHKAIPYGSCFVQITFFLAVGNMEGYVLATMAYDRYVAICMPLHYAAVMTQELCMRVMVGSWVLVTLHGALHGIRLSAASYCNNRILHFFCDIPFLVSLACPKPFLNDLVVFTEGISVVVSPFLFILASYTHIRAAVLHLCSAEGLRKAVSTCGSHVLVVTLFYGTVILLYFQPPGHSTLEQDRRVAVFYTVVSPMLNPLIYSLRNLLEPPVVGVMLELSQEEFSSSASLLCRTESGDSAGDGGDPFWGLSQCSLGCSKEHNKKIVNLVLLLLLLMALLNTHTSFECTF, from the exons ATGCCTCGGGGTAAGCAACGGCAAGAAGATGCATCAGGAGATAAATCCATGGTCCACCTAGCACTtgactcctccctgccccctgcttgCAGGAGATCCCTGAGACCCAACCTCACCATGGATCCACAGAACCAATCCACCGTGACAGAGTTCATCCTCCTGGGTCTGTCCAGTAGCACAGAACTGCAGCCGATCATCTTCATGCTGATCCTCACCATGTACCTGATCAACCTGGCTGGAAACAGCCAGATCGTCACTGTCGCCTGGACTGACCCCAAGCTGCGGACCCTCATGTACTTCCTGCTCAGCCAGCTCTCCTGCGTGGACATGGCCTTCTCCTCAATCACCGTACCACAGTTCCTagtccacatcttctccaagcatAAAGCCATCCCTTATGGCAGCTGCTTTGTCCAGATAACCTTTTTCTTGGCCGTGGGCAACATGGAGGGTTACGTGCTGGCCAccatggcctatgaccgctacgtggccatctgcatgCCCCTGCACTATGCTGCTGTCATGACCCAGGAGCTCTGCATGCGCGTGATGGTTGGGTCCTGGGTCCTGGTGACCCTTCATGGTGCTCTGCATGGCATCCGGCTGTCTGCAGCATCCTACTGCAACAATCGCATCCTGCACTTCTTCTGTGACATTCCCTTCCTGGTGTCACTTGCCTGCCCCAAGCCCTTTCTGAATGACCTGGTGGTCTTCACCGAGGGAATCAGTGTAgtcgtctcccccttcctcttcatcctggCCTCCTATACCCACATCAGAGCTGCCGTGCTACACCTGTGCTCGGCTGAGGGGCTGCGCAAAGCAGTGTCCACCTGTGGCTCCCATGTGTTGGTGGTGACACTATTCTATGGCACGGTAATCCTCTTGTACTTCCAGCCCCCAGGCCACTCCACCCTGGAGCAGGACCGACGTGTTGCTGTCTTCTACACGGTGGTATCGCCCATGCTGAACccgctcatctacagcctgaggaatc TACTGGAGCCCCCTGTGGTAGGGGTAATGCTAGAACTGTCCCAGGAAGAGTTTTCATCTTCTGCTAGCCTCCTGTGCAGAACTGAGTCCGGGGACTCAGCTGGAGATGGAGGGGACCCGTTCTGGGGACTTAGCCAGTGCAGTCTGGGGTGCAGCAAGGAACATAACAAGAAGATAGTGAATCTAG tattgctgctgctgctgctgatggctcTCCTGAACACCCACACCAGCTTTGAATGCA CTTTCTGA